A single region of the Enterobacter cloacae complex sp. R_G8 genome encodes:
- a CDS encoding urea amidolyase associated protein UAAP2 translates to MTVASEKHPQNASFRYVIPAGEPYLFEVKKGQTLRLLDLEGNQAVDTLFYNADNPRERYDAQRTLRRQNNAYLTHGSVLYSNLGNPLLTIVADTCGRHDTLGGACAQESNTVRYALDKRHMHSCRDNFLCACLHDGRLQKRDIAANINFFMNVPVTPQGGLTFEDGISAPGKYVELRAECNVIVLISNCPQLNNPCNGWNPTPAEVLVWN, encoded by the coding sequence ATGACCGTTGCCAGCGAAAAACATCCCCAGAACGCCAGCTTCCGCTACGTTATCCCGGCGGGGGAACCGTATCTGTTTGAAGTGAAAAAAGGCCAGACGCTCCGCCTGCTCGACCTGGAGGGCAACCAGGCGGTGGACACCCTGTTTTACAATGCGGACAACCCGCGTGAGCGCTACGACGCACAGCGCACCCTGCGCCGCCAGAACAACGCGTATCTCACCCACGGCAGCGTGCTGTACTCCAACCTCGGTAACCCGCTGCTGACCATCGTGGCTGATACCTGCGGGCGTCACGATACCCTCGGTGGCGCCTGCGCGCAGGAGAGCAACACCGTGCGTTATGCTCTCGATAAACGCCATATGCACAGCTGCCGGGATAACTTTCTCTGCGCCTGCCTGCACGATGGCCGCCTGCAAAAGCGCGATATTGCCGCCAATATTAACTTCTTCATGAACGTGCCGGTGACTCCGCAGGGCGGGCTGACCTTTGAGGACGGTATCTCCGCGCCGGGGAAATATGTCGAGCTGCGCGCCGAGTGCAACGTCATCGTGCTGATCTCCAACTGTCCGCAGCTTAACAACCCGTGCAACGGCTGGAACCCGACGCCGGCGGAGGTGCTGGTATGGAACTGA